Proteins from a single region of Lasioglossum baleicum chromosome 1, iyLasBale1, whole genome shotgun sequence:
- the LOC143207169 gene encoding uncharacterized protein LOC143207169, with the protein MKFILILLTLVLATGDAARRPTTPATDFNVQGRQIGQRGQHPENVWDLIELQKLDNPDFWNRNPTSATNITESEDSIKLTGRQGYPGQPNPGESNELPGPIVTIKPITPVDPPPGCQALRGQFPSPKNCANYLNCWDGVVIEQSCPEGLLFSAVNLVCDYDYNVNCGDRPRPTPKPPLPNGSKLCPDPNGRYRSATNCSEFYVCVFGKPVKFSCPRGLVYNDVVNVCDYPYNVDCKGAATPTPTSTTPSSSTQTTQATQSTQSTQPPTNPINPNPYPTNPNPSYPSNPNSYQNPWLQRAGAPPLDTDKEEEDDEELFTAQQQARSPEPEFQSQNPWNLIQNIPASLTTVPCENGDLHRLNHACTNVVVCRNGRPQLVQCSTGLAYDRSSDACEPISIAKC; encoded by the exons ATGAAGTTCATCTTGATACTCCTGACCCTCGTGCTAGCCACGGGAGACGCTGCTAGGAGACCCACCACGCCGGCCACGGACTTCAACGTTCAGGGGAGGCAGATCGGACAACGGGGACAGCATCCTG AAAACGTATGGGACCTGATAGAGCTACAAAAACTAGACAACCCAGACTTCTGGAACAGAAATCCCACATCAGCAACGAACATCACAGAATCAGAGGATTCGATAAAACTAACCGGAAGACAGGGTTATCCGGGTCAACCTAATCCCGGTGAATCGAACGAACTCCCAGGACCCATAGTGACCATAAAACCGATAACGCCTGTTGACCCACCGCCAGGGTGTCAGGCATTGCGTGGACAGTTCCCAAGCCCGAAGAACTGCGCCAATTATCTGAATTGCTGGGACGGTGTTGTGATCGAGCAAAGCTGCCCCGAGGGTTTGCTGTTCAGTGCTGTCAATCTGGTTTGCGACTATGACTACAATGTGAACTGCGGTGACCGACCCAGGCCGACGCCGA AACCCCCACTGCCGAACGGCTCGAAGCTCTGCCCGGATCCGAACGGCAGGTACAGGAGTGCGACGAACTGCTCGGAATTCTACGTGTGCGTTTTCGGAAAGCCCGTCAAGTTCAGCTGCCCTCGCGGACTGGTCTAtaatgac GTAGTGAACGTGTGCGACTACCCTTACAACGTGGACTGCAAGGGTGCAGCAACCCCAACGCCAACATCAACAACTCCTTCATCTTCGACTCAAACCACTCAAGCTACTCAATCTACTCAATCTACTCAACCCCCTACCAATCCTATCAACCCTAATCCCTATCCCACAAATCCGAATCCATCCTACCCAAGCAACCCTAATTCCTACCAGAACCCCTGGTTGCAACGAGCTGGGGCTCCACCATTGGACACCGACAAAGAGGAGGAGGACGATGAGGAATTGTTCACTGCACAGCAACAGGCCCGATCTCCTGAGCCCGAATTCCAGTCCCAGAACCCCTGGAATCTGATACAAAACATTCCTGCCAGCTTGACGACCGTGCCATGCGAAAATGGAGACCTGCACAGGCTGAACCATGCGTGCACCAATGTGGTCGTTTGTAGGAATGGCAGGCCACAGCTGGTACAATGCTCGACTGgacttgcgtacgacagatcgtcCGACGCTTGCGAACCTATCTCTATTGCCAAATG CTAA
- the LOC143209513 gene encoding peritrophin-1, giving the protein MLSQALSLLLVFLAVHGSQAQKQQQEDPCQTKSRVVGDIEYCDRYWECVNGRPELFDCPNGLVFAGKHRGVTEGCDYPWRANYCDGKRQANPPIPADHCDWLYGIFGHETSCTRYWTCWNGTATEQLCIGGLLYNERARSCDWPENVEGCQKHPLCNDDANGNVPLGKSCNRYWQCQGGYPRLQRCPAMLVFDRRSLRCVVPPTEDCDVPTTPPNLDGDLPEGRNEQEPEEENLPPGVPPLPAGALPISLRPRTRN; this is encoded by the exons ATGCTGTCGCAGGCTCTATCGCTTCTGCTGGTGTTCCTTGCTGTGCACG GTTCGCAGGCTCAGAAGCAACAGCAGGAGGACCCATGCCAGACAAAATCGCGCGTGGTGGGCGACATAGAATATTGCGATCGTTACTGGGAATGCGTAAACGGTCGTCCGGAGTTGTTCGACTGTCCGAATGGTCTGGTGTTCGCCGGGAAACATAGAGGCGTGACCGAGGGCTGCGATTATCCTTGGAGGGCGAATTACTGCGACGGCAAACGGCAGGCTAATCCACCGATCCCTGCCGACCATTGCGACTGGCTTTATGGCATTTTCGGACACGAGACATCCTGCACGAGGTATTGGACATGCTGGAATGGCACCGCCACCGAACAACTCTGCATCGGCGGCCTCCTGTACAACGAGAGAGCCAGGTCCTGCGACTGGCCCGAGAATGTCGAGGGCTGCCAGAAGCATC CTCTGTGCAACGACGACGCGAACGGAAACGTCCCGCTGGGCAAGTCCTGCAACCGTTACTGGCAATGTCAAGGTGGTTACCCGCGGCTGCAGAGGTGCCCAGCGATGTTGGTCTTCGACCGAAGGTCGTTGAGGTGCGTGGTCCCGCCCACGGAGGACTGCGACGTGCCCACGACACCGCCAAACCTCGACGGCGACCTTCCGGAAGGCCGAAACGAGCAAGAACCTGAAGAAGAGAACCTGCCACCTGGTGTACCTCCACTGCCAGCTGGCGCACTGCCGATCTCTCTTCGACCTCGTACCAGAAACTAG